Proteins found in one Oribacterium sp. oral taxon 102 genomic segment:
- a CDS encoding energy-coupling factor transporter transmembrane component T family protein, giving the protein MKSISLYHDNGSFLTRLHPFSKLFYVLSAVLFPLLAGGIPPFFLPILLSLALLVSGRILKRALPLLAFSLTIIATILLIQGLFAAYNRTPLLSLGGMRFYREGLRTGLRSGLNILNMLLSFAVLVLSTKPSELVEELEKKGFSPKFGYILNSVFQIIPEMLGGMRTISDAQRSRGMETEGKLSVRLRAFLPLISPVVMSALTTTRERAVALEIRGFSSGEKKTYLYSHPYHTSDRLMKWGSLLLLPLAVFLRLFPF; this is encoded by the coding sequence ATGAAGTCCATCAGTCTCTATCACGATAATGGCAGCTTTCTGACGAGGCTCCACCCCTTCAGCAAGCTTTTCTATGTTCTTTCTGCTGTGCTCTTCCCACTGCTCGCGGGCGGCATCCCGCCTTTTTTCCTCCCCATATTGCTGAGCCTCGCCCTGCTCGTCTCGGGCAGAATCCTGAAACGGGCGCTGCCGCTGCTCGCATTCTCCCTCACCATCATTGCGACCATCCTGCTGATCCAGGGGCTCTTCGCAGCATATAACCGGACGCCGCTTCTCTCTCTCGGCGGGATGCGCTTCTATCGGGAGGGGCTTCGTACCGGACTCAGAAGCGGGCTGAATATCCTGAATATGCTGCTTAGCTTCGCGGTGCTGGTGCTGAGCACCAAGCCCTCTGAGCTCGTGGAGGAGCTGGAGAAGAAGGGCTTCTCTCCCAAATTCGGCTACATCCTGAATTCCGTCTTCCAAATCATCCCCGAGATGCTCGGCGGGATGCGCACCATTTCCGACGCACAGCGGAGCAGAGGAATGGAGACGGAGGGGAAGCTTTCCGTCCGCCTCCGCGCCTTTCTCCCACTCATCAGCCCTGTCGTAATGAGTGCGCTCACGACGACTCGGGAACGGGCTGTCGCACTGGAGATTCGCGGCTTCAGCTCCGGAGAGAAAAAAACCTATCTCTATTCCCACCCCTACCATACCTCCGACCGGCTGATGAAATGGGGCAGCCTGCTTCTGCTGCCGCTCGCCGTTTTCCTCCGTCTTTTTCCGTTCT
- a CDS encoding ECF transporter S component, whose product MNKLLKTKLSTNVIVLIPVCIGINYLGKSFASLLKLPLWLDSIGTCIGAALGGPLIGGLCGAANNLIYGFTTGDSITLVYALTSLFIGLAVGIMARLGFMETLPKALLTACAGGCAAVLVSTPLNLIFWGGQTGNIWGDALFAATQAAGMPALLGSFLDELVVDVPDKLLTILLVYVILLSLPQKLRSLYNEKEEIERLD is encoded by the coding sequence ATGAACAAACTTCTGAAAACAAAGCTGTCGACAAATGTAATCGTATTGATTCCGGTCTGCATCGGGATTAACTATCTGGGGAAAAGCTTCGCCTCGCTTCTGAAGCTGCCGCTCTGGCTGGACAGCATCGGAACCTGCATCGGCGCCGCCCTCGGCGGACCGCTCATCGGCGGGCTCTGCGGTGCCGCCAATAATCTGATCTACGGCTTCACGACCGGAGACAGCATCACCCTCGTCTATGCCCTGACCAGTCTCTTTATCGGGCTCGCAGTCGGTATCATGGCACGGCTCGGCTTCATGGAGACGCTGCCGAAGGCACTGCTCACCGCCTGCGCGGGCGGCTGCGCTGCCGTTCTGGTTTCGACGCCGCTGAACCTGATCTTCTGGGGCGGACAAACCGGGAATATCTGGGGCGACGCACTTTTCGCCGCGACACAGGCTGCAGGGATGCCCGCGCTCCTCGGTTCCTTCCTGGACGAGCTGGTCGTTGATGTGCCGGATAAGCTGCTCACCATCCTCCTCGTCTATGTGATCCTGCTGAGCCTCCCGCAGAAGCTCCGTTCCCTCTACAATGAAAAGGAAGAGATCGAGCGTCTGGACTAG
- a CDS encoding cysteine hydrolase family protein, whose amino-acid sequence MGVKDMEIGKDMLLLIDMQRVYLPGKPWGCAGIERAVERIRLLLDRRAGGRLIFTRFLADPAGENVWARYNSVNSEINEDASLNAVLPEFLPYIKSGEAELVDKTAYSCFSVGRLREEATECTRAGGSIVLAGVVAECCVLSTFFQAVDMGCHLIYLRDAVAGISEETERAVLAVIEGLCPLHAEILTTEEYLARQTLGAAI is encoded by the coding sequence ATGGGGGTAAAGGATATGGAGATAGGAAAGGATATGCTTTTGCTCATCGATATGCAGAGGGTCTATCTGCCGGGGAAGCCCTGGGGCTGTGCCGGGATCGAGCGGGCGGTGGAGCGGATCCGGCTGCTTCTGGATAGGAGGGCAGGCGGCAGGCTGATTTTCACGCGCTTTCTGGCGGATCCTGCGGGAGAGAATGTCTGGGCGCGCTACAACAGCGTGAACTCTGAGATCAATGAGGATGCATCACTGAATGCGGTGCTGCCGGAGTTTCTACCTTATATAAAGAGCGGGGAAGCGGAGCTTGTCGACAAGACGGCGTATTCCTGCTTTTCGGTGGGGCGGCTCCGGGAGGAGGCGACAGAGTGTACGCGGGCGGGCGGAAGCATTGTGCTCGCGGGTGTTGTGGCGGAATGCTGTGTCCTCTCCACCTTCTTTCAGGCGGTAGACATGGGCTGCCATCTGATTTATCTGCGGGACGCAGTCGCGGGAATCAGCGAAGAGACGGAAAGAGCGGTGCTCGCCGTGATCGAGGGGCTCTGTCCGCTTCATGCCGAGATCCTGACGACAGAGGAATACCTCGCGCGGCAGACGCTCGGCGCAGCAATCTAA